Proteins encoded in a region of the Poecile atricapillus isolate bPoeAtr1 chromosome 26, bPoeAtr1.hap1, whole genome shotgun sequence genome:
- the LOC131588437 gene encoding ice-structuring glycoprotein-like: MEPPELSPALLEPLVAVVATLGQLAATAAGPAGDVALATGHGSLHAGLATFIGHLRHTLGHRGVPSPPSLGATAGDTVATTTATTATTGDTVATTTATTATTGDTTGDTVATIGDTVATIGDTVATTGDIVATTGDTVATTGDTVATMATLGDTMGDTVAIMGDTVATTASLGATMTTLEATTATVATTATPGTTTATTGDTAATVATTATPGTTTATVATTATTGATTATVATTATTGATVATVATAWLHSLAALDHAWAQLATEATELLRACRAAATAEAAVATSASGPALRELVARWDVAGGHLLRAARRPPLALGEDEAAPAVAAHEEKVAPGGGRDGGGHGGRGGGGGGHRQGGGGRQAGAASGGGAGATGRLGGRVPPGPGAAPGAAAAPRGRPGDQRGHGPGGHGGGHGTCWGHLGTSGGSWRGGAVVATVATVASMGLVTLVALVALVASVALVASMGLVASVTSVASVALVALMALVAPVALVAPVASVALVASMASVASVTLVALVALVALVAPVALVTLVALVALVAPVASVVSMASVATVALVALVALVASMALVVSVALVALVASMASVAPVALVAPVATVALVALVASVTLVASMGLVASVTLVAPVALVASMAMVALVAMVAMVTLVATVALVALVTLVALVAPVAARWPSGAKEPSRTSRGCCGDNDVIAVTSSP; encoded by the exons ATGGAGCCCCCCGAG ctgtccccggCGCTGCTGGAGCCGCTGGTGGCCGTGGTGGCCACCCTGGGCCAGCTGGCGGCCACCGCTGCCGGCCCGGCCGGTGACGTCGCGCTGGCCACCGGCCACGGCTCCCTGCACGCCGGCCTGGCCACCTTCATCGGCCACCTCCGACACACCCTGGGCCACCGCGGCGTCCCCTCGCCACCCAGCCTCGGGGCCACCGCGGGGGACACCGTGGCCACCACCACGGCCACCACGGCCACCACGGGGGACACCGTGGCCACCACCACGGCCACCACGGCCACCACGGGGGACACCACGGGGGACACTGTGGCCACCATAGGGGACACTGTGGCCACCATAGGGGACACTGTGGCCACCACGGGGGACATCGTGGCCACCACAGGAGACACTGTGGCCACCACAGGGGACACTGTGGCCACCATGGCCACCTTGGGGGACACCATGGGGGACACTGTGGCCATCATGGGGGACACTGTGGCCaccacagccagcctgggggCCACCATGACAACCCTGGAGGCCACCACGGCCACTGTGGCCACCACGGCCACCCCAGGGACCACCACGGCCACCACAGGGGACACCGCGGCCACTGTGGCCACCACGGCCACCCCAGGGACCACCACGGCCACTGTGGCCACCACAGCCACCACGGGGGCCACCACAGCCACTGTGGCCACCACAGCCACCACGGGGGCCACCGTGGCCACCGTGGCCACCGCCTGGCTCCACTCGCTGGCCGCCCTCGACCACGCCTGGGCCCAGCTGGCCACCGAGGCCACCGAGCTCCTCCGGGCCTGCCGGGCCGCGGCCACCGCCGAGGCCGCCGTGGCCACCTCGGCTTCCGGCCCGGCCCTGCGGGAGCTGGTGGCCCGCTGGGACGTGGCCGGTGGCCACCTGCTGAGGGCGGCCCGGCGGCCGCCGCTGGCCCTGGGCGAGGACGAGGCGGCCCCGGCGGTGGCCGCGCACGAGGAGAAGGTGGCCCCGGGCGGCGGCCGAGATGGCGGCGGCCACGGCGGCCGTGGAGGAGGCGGCGGTGGCCACCGGCAGGGCGGAGGTGGCCGCCAAGCGGGCGCGGCGAGCGGAGGCGGCGCTGGGGCCACTGGCCGCCTTGGTGGCCGCGTGCCACCGGGCCCGGGAGCTGCCCCGGGAGCTGCGGCGGCGCCTCGGGGACGCCCCGGGGACCAGCGGGGACATGGCCCAGGTGGCCACGGTGGTGGCCACG GCAcctgctggggacacttggggacatccGGAGGGTCCTGGCGGGGGGGCGCGGTGGTGGCCACGGTGGCCACAGTGGCCTCCATGGGCTTGGTGACCTTGGTGGCCTTGGTGGCCCTGGTGGCCTCAGTGGCCTTGGTGGCCTCCATGGGCTTGGTGGCCTCGGTGACCTCGGTGGCCTCGGTGGCCCTGGTGGCTCTGATGGCCCTGGTGGCTCCAGTGGCCTTGGTGGCCCCAGTGGCCTCAGTGGCCTTGGTGGCCTCCATGGCCTCGGTGGCCTCGGTGACCTTGGTGGCCCTGGTGGCCTTGGTGGCCCTGGTGGCTCCAGTGGCCTTGGTGACCTTGGTGGCCTTGGTGGCCTTGGTGGCCCCGGTGGCCTCAGTGGTCTCCATGGCTTCGGTGGCCACAGTGGCCTTGGTGGCTCTGGTGGCCCTGGTGGCCTCCATGGCCTTGGTGGTCTCGGTGGCCTTGGTGGCCTTGGTGGCCTCCATGGCCTCAGTGGCTCCAGTGGCCTTGGTGGCCCCGGTGGCCACGGTGGCCTTGGTGGCTCTGGTGGCCTCGGTGACCTTGGTGGCCTCCATGGGCTTGGTGGCCTCGGTGACCTTGGTGGCTCCAGTGGCCCTGGTGGCCTCCATGGCCATGGTGGCCCTGGTGGCCATGGTGGCCATGGTGACCTTGGTGGCCACGGTGGCCCTGGTGGCCCTGGTGACCTTGGTGGCCCTGGTGGCCCCAGTGGCCGCACGGTGGCCGAGCGGTGCCAAAGAGCCCTCGAGGACATCCCGAGGCTGCTGCGGGGACAATGACGTCATCGCCGTGACGTCATCGCCGTGA
- the LOC131588436 gene encoding uncharacterized protein LOC131588436, producing the protein MGPGPEPQVAAVAARGRALLALLALAESLAAPASVPPALSEAEAALGRALVAQRDLEVAQEAALAPPVAAGPSGEEDERRLRLLARLAQAAAAALESEERRARNRQRWLRAGHGLALALMVLCGAVLSLDRARAALGVADDCHLLLALAAVAASCEVARRALATSRRHLATSAGRQRDTARRLRQRAREVAATRASAEATAATAGATALLLARLEEATDALGTLVAAVTRDAAEGTPGGFPCAARALGDIAVALGTSGDGHEEVARRLRVALGALEGSG; encoded by the exons GTGGCCGCGGTGGCCGCTCGTGGCCgggccctgctggccctgctggccttGGCCGAGTCCCTGGCGGCTCCGGCCTCCGTCCCCCCGGCCCTGAGCGAGGCCGAGGCCGCCCTGGGCCGGGCTCTGGTGGCCCAGAGGGACCTCGAGGTGGCCCAGGAGGCCGCGCTGGCCCCGCCGGTGGCCGCGGGGCCCTCGGGGGAGGAAGACGAGCGGCGGCTGCGGCTGCTGGCCCGGCTGGCCcaggcggcggccgcggcgctgGAGAGCGAGGAGAGACGGGCAAGGAACCGCCAGAGGTGGCTACGGGCAGGGCACGGGCTGGCCCTGGCACTGATGGTGCTGTGCGGGGCTGTGT TGTCGCTGGACCGCGCGCGCGCCGCCCTGGGGGTGGCCGACGATTGtcacctgctgctggccctggcgGCGGTGGCCGCGTCGTGCGAGGTGGCCCGGCGGGCCCTGGCGACATCGCGGCGACATTTGGCCACCTCGGCGGGCCGGCAGCGCGACACGGCCCGGCGGCTGCGACAGCGCGCGCGGGAGGTGGCGGCCACCAGGGCCAGCGCCGAGGCCACCGCGGCCACCGCCGGGGCCACCGCGCTGCTGCTGGCGCGGCTGGAGGAGGCCACCGACGCCTTGGGGACATTGGTGGCCGCTGTCACCCGCGACGCCGCCGAGGGGACGCCCGGGGGCTTCCCCTGCGCCGCGCGCGCCCTCGGCGACATCGcggtggccttggggacatcgggggacgGGCACGAGGAGGTGGCGCGGAGGCTGCGGGTGGCGCTGGGGGCGCTGGAGGGGAGCGGGtag
- the LOC131588544 gene encoding pericentrin-like, giving the protein MAEPRLAPPSSSQCSQLPPPSAPSSSQCSQFTPPSSSQCSQLPPPSSSQCSQFPPPSLGGLIPPSHFVLRSRALGAELRAEKGRSQALEAELGAQKGRSQVLEAELELLRGRSQALEAELRAEKGRSQALEAELGAEKGRSQALEAELGAEKGRSQILEAELEAEKGRSQALEAELETLRGRGQALEAELGAEKGRSQALGAELGAEKGRSQVLEAELGAERGRSQALGAELGAEKGRSQVLEAELEAEKGRSQILEEELEVRRGRGLGAEGAEPNPEQVLLSRWKLKVFQLLLQVRLNRNQERLQGQALPRERLRAEEEPEKLGQNQRSSGDAGTAPVTATGGGDSGGQQGRDRNRTRPDTVSLSPLLRHLQALGAAILGEHGGDGNDVTMWGQ; this is encoded by the exons ATGGCCGAACCCCGCCTGgctcctcccagttcctcccagtgctcccagttaccccctcccagtgctcccagttcctcccagtgctcccagttcactcctcccagttcctcccagtgctcccagttaccccctcccagttcctcccagtgctcccagttcccccctcccagtttgggggggctcaTCCCCCCCTCCCACTTTGTGCTGCGCTCCAG GGCGCTGGGGGCGGAGTTGAGAGCAGAAAAGGGGCGGAGCCAAGCGCTGGAGGCGGAGCTTGGAGCACAAAAGGGGCGGAGCCAAGTGCTGGAGgcggagctggagctgctgagggggCGGAGCCAAGCGCTGGAGGCGGAGCTGAGAGCAGAAAAGGGGCGGAGCCAAGCGCTGGAGGCAGAGCTTGGAGCAGAAAAGGGGCGGAGCCAAGCGCTGGAGGCGGAGCTTGGAGCAGAAAAGGGGCGGAGCCAAATCCTGGAGGCGGAGCTGGAGGCAGAAAAGGGGCGGAGCCAAGCGCTGGAGGCGGAGCTGGAGACGctgagggggcggggccaagCGCTGGAGGCGGAGCTTGGAGCAGAGAAGGGGCGGAGCCAAGCGCTGGGGGCGGAGCTTGGAGCAGAAAAGGGGCGGAGCCAAGTGCTGGAGGCGGAGCTTGGAGCAGAAAGGGGGCGGAGCCAAGCGCTGGGGGCGGAGCTTGGAGCAGAAAAGGGGCGGAGCCAAGTGCTGGAGGCGGAGCTGGAGGCAGAAAAGGGGCGGAGCCAAATcctggaggaggagctggaagtgcggagggggcggggcctgggaGCTGAGGGGGCGGAGCCAAACCCGGAACAG gtgttGTTATCCCGGTGGAAGCTGAAG gttttccagctgctgctgcaggtgaggctgaACCGGAaccaggagaggctgcagggacag GCTCtgccccgggagcggctccgggcCGAGGAGGAACCGGAGAAACTGGGACAGAACCAGAGGAg ctctggtgACGCGGGGACGGCTCCGGTGACAGCGACAGgaggaggggacagcgggggacagcag ggcagggacaggaaccGGACACGGCCGGACACAG tgtcgCTGTCCCCGCTCCTGAGGCACCTCCAGGCTCTcggcgccgccatcttggggGAACACGGCGGGGACGGAAATGACGTCACTATGTGGGGACAGTGA